Proteins encoded within one genomic window of Bacillus sp. F19:
- a CDS encoding sugar phosphate isomerase/epimerase: MTKKGLQLYTIRTLLEKDFLGTLKKVADLGYEGVQFAGYYDTPADRLNQALKEYGLKAAGSHVPYDQITGDGLKQVISYNQEIGNDLIIMPYLTEEQRNCLDDYKRIAEELNKAGEVIKQEGMQLAYHNHDFEFHTFGEQTPFDVLLNETDAKLVKFELDCYWVSYAGLDPLALIKEQRERVVTLHIKDMKETNGEKQSTVIGTGQLDMKSLLNLGKELDLPWFIVEQEHFEGDLMEAVALNSKKMDELLKA, encoded by the coding sequence ATGACGAAAAAAGGACTTCAGCTCTATACAATCAGAACGCTGCTCGAAAAGGATTTTCTCGGCACTTTGAAAAAAGTGGCGGATCTTGGGTACGAAGGGGTACAGTTTGCAGGCTATTATGATACGCCTGCAGACCGTCTGAATCAAGCATTAAAAGAGTATGGGCTGAAGGCTGCGGGGAGTCATGTGCCTTATGACCAAATTACAGGGGATGGGCTTAAACAAGTGATTTCTTATAATCAGGAGATCGGAAACGATCTGATTATCATGCCTTATTTGACGGAAGAGCAAAGAAACTGTCTTGATGACTACAAGCGCATTGCAGAAGAACTGAACAAAGCGGGCGAAGTCATTAAGCAGGAAGGCATGCAGCTTGCTTATCACAATCATGATTTCGAATTTCATACATTTGGAGAGCAGACACCTTTTGATGTTCTGCTGAACGAAACGGATGCGAAGCTTGTAAAGTTCGAACTCGACTGCTATTGGGTTTCCTATGCGGGTCTTGATCCATTGGCGCTGATCAAAGAGCAGCGTGAACGTGTTGTTACGCTTCATATTAAGGATATGAAAGAAACAAATGGCGAGAAGCAGAGTACAGTCATCGGCACTGGACAGCTTGACATGAAATCCTTGCTGAACCTTGGAAAAGAGCTTGACCTTCCATGGTTTATTGTTGAACAAGAGCATTTTGAAGGCGATTTGATGGAGGCAGTTGCGCTCAACTCGAAAAAAATGGATGAACTATTAAAAGCATAG
- a CDS encoding sugar phosphate isomerase/epimerase: MKLGVFTVLFSDKNLDEMLDYVKASGVEAVEIGTGCYPGNAHCSLEVLLGNKEKQSEYLEKVTSRGLTISAFSCHGNPISPDAAFAAESHETLVSTIKLANEMNVPVVNCFSGTAGDHEDAKYPNWPVAPWPNEYNDVLKWQWEQKLIPYWKEVGELAQSLNVKIGLELHGGFLVHTPYTLLKLREETCDAIGANLDPSHLWWQGIDPVGAIKILGKAGAIHHFHAKDTYLDQDNINMYGLTDMQPYGEIQSRAWNFRSVGCGHSMQEWSDMISALRTYGYDYVVSIEHEDPIMSIEEGFQRAVTNLKSVLIKEQPTNMWWA; encoded by the coding sequence ATGAAACTTGGAGTATTCACTGTTTTATTTTCAGATAAAAATCTCGATGAGATGTTAGATTACGTAAAAGCATCAGGTGTTGAAGCTGTTGAAATTGGAACAGGCTGCTATCCTGGAAATGCACATTGTTCTTTAGAGGTATTATTAGGCAATAAAGAAAAGCAAAGTGAGTATTTGGAAAAAGTCACTTCACGCGGACTCACAATAAGCGCGTTCAGCTGCCACGGCAATCCTATTTCACCGGATGCTGCTTTTGCTGCTGAATCTCATGAAACGCTGGTCAGCACGATTAAGCTTGCCAATGAAATGAACGTTCCTGTTGTGAACTGCTTCTCAGGTACTGCGGGCGACCATGAGGATGCAAAATATCCAAACTGGCCGGTTGCACCATGGCCTAACGAATACAATGACGTATTAAAATGGCAGTGGGAGCAAAAACTGATTCCTTACTGGAAAGAAGTCGGCGAGTTAGCACAAAGCCTTAACGTGAAAATAGGTTTAGAGCTTCACGGAGGATTCCTTGTCCATACTCCTTACACTTTATTGAAGCTAAGAGAAGAAACATGTGATGCTATTGGAGCAAACCTTGATCCAAGTCACTTGTGGTGGCAGGGAATCGACCCTGTCGGTGCGATTAAAATCCTTGGAAAAGCAGGTGCCATTCATCATTTCCATGCAAAGGATACGTATCTTGATCAGGACAACATCAACATGTACGGCTTAACAGACATGCAGCCTTACGGCGAAATCCAATCAAGAGCATGGAATTTCCGATCTGTCGGCTGCGGACACAGCATGCAGGAATGGTCTGATATGATCAGCGCACTCAGAACGTACGGCTATGACTATGTTGTGAGCATTGAGCATGAAGATCCGATCATGTCGATTGAAGAAGGTTTTCAGCGTGCGGTTACAAACTTAAAAAGTGTCTTAATTAAAGAACAGCCGACGAATATGTGGTGGGCTTAA
- a CDS encoding Gfo/Idh/MocA family oxidoreductase — MTTLKIGVIGCGSISKHRHLPEYAGNKYVEITAVCDINEDRAKLTAQQYKAKAFTDYRELLALEEIDAVSVCTPNALHAPISIDALNAGKHVLCEKPMATSKEEAEAMIAAAKENSRKLMIGHNQRFVPSHEKARELIKNGEIGKVFSFRTAFGHGGPEGWSADGRDSWFFKKEDAFIGAMGDLGVHKADLMRYILGEEVTEVAAFVDTVAKEGADVDDNAVCVLRTESGIMGSLAASWSYNKEDNATVIYGEKGVLRLEDHPEYSLIAQYKTGEVVNYELGKIQSNDEGGQTSSKVIDKFIDSIIGNTEPAVSGEEGYKSLKIVLGALESNESKTIVKLS, encoded by the coding sequence GACAACTTTAAAAATCGGCGTTATCGGATGCGGAAGCATTTCAAAGCACAGACATTTACCAGAGTATGCAGGCAACAAGTATGTGGAAATAACAGCAGTCTGCGATATTAATGAAGACCGTGCGAAACTCACTGCACAGCAATACAAAGCTAAAGCATTCACAGACTACAGAGAGCTTCTTGCACTTGAAGAGATCGACGCTGTAAGCGTTTGTACGCCAAATGCGCTTCATGCTCCAATTTCAATTGATGCTTTAAATGCAGGCAAGCATGTTCTTTGCGAAAAGCCAATGGCTACTTCAAAGGAAGAAGCAGAAGCGATGATCGCAGCTGCAAAAGAAAATAGCCGCAAGCTGATGATCGGCCACAATCAGCGTTTTGTGCCATCACATGAAAAAGCTAGAGAGCTTATTAAAAATGGTGAAATCGGCAAAGTATTTTCTTTCCGCACAGCATTTGGCCATGGCGGTCCTGAAGGCTGGAGTGCTGACGGGCGCGACAGCTGGTTCTTCAAGAAAGAAGACGCATTTATCGGAGCAATGGGAGACCTTGGTGTTCATAAAGCGGACTTAATGCGCTACATCCTTGGCGAAGAAGTGACTGAAGTTGCGGCATTCGTTGATACAGTTGCTAAAGAAGGCGCAGATGTAGATGACAATGCAGTCTGCGTATTAAGAACAGAAAGCGGCATTATGGGATCCCTTGCAGCAAGCTGGTCTTACAACAAAGAAGATAACGCAACAGTCATTTACGGTGAAAAAGGGGTTCTTCGTTTAGAAGATCATCCAGAGTACTCATTAATTGCTCAATATAAAACAGGTGAAGTTGTAAACTATGAATTAGGCAAAATTCAATCAAACGATGAAGGCGGACAAACTTCTTCAAAAGTCATCGATAAATTCATAGACAGCATTATCGGCAATACAGAGCCGGCGGTTTCCGGTGAAGAAGGCTACAAATCTCTTAAAATTGTTCTTGGCGCATTAGAGTCAAACGAAAGCAAAACAATCGTAAAACTTTCATAA